Below is a genomic region from Rhodopirellula bahusiensis.
GGAATTGATGCAGCGATTGATCGAGTCGCTGCTCGAAGACTTGTTGATGCAGTTTGATGAAGATTGGCAACCGGAAGCCGATTGGTCCTGCGACACCGGGATCGAACTATTCGACAATCTGCATAGCGAACAACAAATCGCTTTGCTGCACGATGTCGCGCAGCACTTGCTGGAACCCACGCCAGAAGGCATGCCGCTCAGCGCGATCGCCGAAGCAACCGTGGCAGCTCTCTTCGCGGAACTACACCATCACGTGGAAATGGAGTTAGATCTGTCGCTGGACGTTGACAACGTTTATTGGCGACAACTGATTCGTGATGCGGCGATCGATTGTTTGGTCCGCGATGATTTGCTGGGGACGGAACGAAAGAATGAAGAAGTCATTCAGGTAGACGAAGTGATGCCGACGGAATTTCGCGTTCCCGATCTGCATTCGCTCGACACAATCGCGTGGGATGAATTGATCGAAACTTTGGCGGATCAAATTCTCTGGGATCGCGACTTTGAAATGGCGTCGCTGTTCCTGGACGAAGACCCACGCCGATCGGCCACACGCCGAGAAGTGATGGGAATCGATGCAAATTACTTCGTGCAAATTCCCCCTGATCCTCGTCCCAGCGAAATGCCTTCGTTGGTGTCAGCGACACAAGCGTTGATCCGGCGCAAACCTCGCTGAAGACAACGTCCCCGAAGCTCACGTTTGGCAAAGACTCTGACCCGCTGATGCAACGCAACGCGATTCTGTTGACCAACGATGATGGGATTGATGCACCAGGATTGCTGGCGATGCATCGTGCCATTTCCGATTGGATTCTTTCGACCGGGAACACCCACCGTTATGACATCACGGTGGTCGCGCCAGATCGAGGTCGCAGCGAGTGTGGGCACAGTGTCACGACCACTCGAGATCTCTCCGTCACGGAAACACAAGCCGGATGGTTCGCTGTTGACGGAACACCGGTCGATTGTGTTCGGTCGGCCATGACCGTGTTGTGTCCCAACGCTTCGCTGGTTTTTTCAGGGATCAATGCGGGTGCGAACGTGGGAGTCGATTTGCTGGTCAGCGGAACATTCGCGGCGGCCCGCGAAGCGGCTTTGCATGGCGTTCACAGCATGGCGGTCTCGCACTACCGACATCCCGATGTGCCGAAGACTTGGGATCACACGGGCCGTTGGCTCAAGCCAGTTTTGGATTCGTTCATCCGTGACACCTCTTCGACCGGTGGTGGCAATCACGAACTCTCAGAAGATGAACGTGACCATCGACCGGGACAGTTGTGGAACGTCAATTTGCCAGCAATCGATCCTGACACGGACCTGCCGCCGATGTTCGATTGCGACGTGGAGCGAAAACCGATGCAGCGGGCTGGATCGCTGAAGAAGCAGACCGAGATCGGTTCCAGTTCTCAATCTGCGACGGATGCGAGCTCAAGACCGTCCCTGGTGAATCAGCAACCAATACAAATTCAGTCGGACTTTCATGGTCGGCCCAGATCATCCGGAACCGATGTCGAACGCTGCTTTTCGGGCAACTTGACGATCAGTCGGATCAGTCCCTATCCCGCCTGAGATTTGGCGGAATCAATTGTGGACGCTGGACGCATCATGGGAGGCATCCTGCTATTCGGCGATTGCAACTCGTCGAGGGTTGCTAGCAAAAGTGGCGCGAGCGCGAACAGCTGCGGCAAAATTTGCAAAACTTTGAATGACTACGAGCAAAAGATCTCACGCGGTGGTCGATTTTGCACCAACCGCATGTTCACACTGGTCCCAGAACGCACAACTTTCGTGTCGCATCAGATCAACGCGAAGGCTGGTTCAGCCTCGGGTCCGGCAGCACGAGCTTATTATCCGACTGGCTCGGGCTCAGATGTCATGGAAATGGATCCATGCGCTGAAGAACGAGGGAAGGACGGGACTCAGTGTGAGAGAGCGGCAATCAACGTTCGGCTTGTCCGGCGACGGCAATGTCATGTTCGAGCATCGCCGAGTTAGGAGCACCCGCTTTGTCTTTGCTGGCTCGTGCAACGCTGTCGCGTTCGTCCAATTCGCCTCGCACGATGGAAACTTCGCGAGGAGCTTCGATGCCAATGGCAACGCGATTGCCAGCGATTCGGTTGACGGTGATCACGATGTTGTCACCGATGACCAATTTTTCGCCTTCTTTTCGACTGAGTACCAACATTTCTGAATCCTTTCCCTGCGGGATGCTTATGCGTTTTGAAAATCGTTTCAAGTGTCGGTTGATCGAGAGGAACGTCTCAGGGGAGGGAGGGTCTATCTCGAATCATTTTGCAACGTGAAGACGACGCCCTCACGGAGAAACTTTAAGGAGCAAGAACTGCGCCATAAGGTTCACCTAAACTTCCAAATCATTACAAAACTGTTGCAAATGCTCAGAAAACGCATTGTTAACCGTTTTCAACTGCATTTGAGAATCGATTTGAGTTCGGGGTTGTTTCGGATCGATAACAGACCACTTGGCAGCTATCGTGCCGAACTCATTTCAAAACGAGAGGCCGTCTCACCCTGAGACAACTGTTTCTCTCGCCAACACAAGTAGTATCAGCTCGTGGTGTGACACGTTTGGTCACGCACCCAAATGAGCCAGGACTTTTTCGGTGTTGGGCTCGGGAATCACGCCTTTTTCCGTGATCAACGCGGTGATCAATTCAGCTGGTGCGACGTCGAAAGCGGGGTTCACAACCGCCACCCCCTCGGGAGTTTGCCGAGGTGCGTCGGTTCCGCAGGGGTACGAGACCTCGTCGCC
It encodes:
- the surE gene encoding 5'/3'-nucleotidase SurE, coding for MQRNAILLTNDDGIDAPGLLAMHRAISDWILSTGNTHRYDITVVAPDRGRSECGHSVTTTRDLSVTETQAGWFAVDGTPVDCVRSAMTVLCPNASLVFSGINAGANVGVDLLVSGTFAAAREAALHGVHSMAVSHYRHPDVPKTWDHTGRWLKPVLDSFIRDTSSTGGGNHELSEDERDHRPGQLWNVNLPAIDPDTDLPPMFDCDVERKPMQRAGSLKKQTEIGSSSQSATDASSRPSLVNQQPIQIQSDFHGRPRSSGTDVERCFSGNLTISRISPYPA
- a CDS encoding carbon storage regulator, whose amino-acid sequence is MLVLSRKEGEKLVIGDNIVITVNRIAGNRVAIGIEAPREVSIVRGELDERDSVARASKDKAGAPNSAMLEHDIAVAGQAER